A segment of the Desulfofundulus kuznetsovii DSM 6115 genome:
TGGGATATCTCCTTGCCTACAAGGCTTAACAGCTCGCTGATAGATTCCAGCTTTTCATCCCGGGGCAACCGGACAATGCGCACGTATCCCCCGCCTCCCCGCCGGCTTTCCACCAGAAAACCGTGTTCAATGGTAAAACGGGTGGCCAGGACATAATTAATCTGGGAGGGGACACAATTAAACTGTTCGGCCAGTTCATTGCGCCGGATCTCGATCATCCCGCGGGCGCTGGCGGCCAGCAGT
Coding sequences within it:
- a CDS encoding CtsR family transcriptional regulator; the encoded protein is MSNISDLIERYLKELLAASARGMIEIRRNELAEQFNCVPSQINYVLATRFTIEHGFLVESRRGGGGYVRIVRLPRDEKLESISELLSLVGKEISQRRAQGIIERLWEEKLITDREYRMMRAAVDREVLRVGLPARDQLRALILRAMILSLLSKKGE